GAAGAAAACCTGAGAGCACAACTACATCCTTTAAGTCAAGGCCTTTGGCTGTGAACTTTGCAGTGATGTTTTCCAAGGGCTCAAAGGGTGATGGCAATTGTTTATTAGCAGCATCTTCACTTGCTGTTGTGCCATCTCTACGACCCAAGGGTACTGGCCAATATGGCCCTCCACTctagcaaaaaaataaatatataagtgCTAGAATCAGTCACTTACACATACATGAGTTAAGCATGACCATTCATGCGCAACTAATTGTACCATTTTGCAAGAAACAATAGAAAAGATAAACCATGTGGAAATTTTAATTAGTTGGAGTTGTTAAATGAAGAAGGTGCTTACAAAATAAACGGCTGCTCTTGATACAAGAGTGATTATGTCAGTGCAAGAAACAGTGGATGGGCAAGCTTCCTCCACCTTTGACTTGATTGTGTCAATCACCTCAAAACCTCTGGCTGAATTTTTGTTGGGTGCAGCATTTTTCTCCCCTTTAAAACCGCTGGTATCATCAAGTAGCAATGATGCATCACATCCCTACCTCCAACAAAATGGAACAAGTTCAGGTTTCTAGTCAATTTAATTTGGCTCATATGGTAACCACAACTAGTAATCAGGTGATCATGCTTATACTTAATTAGACCAGTTCTTCTCTAGACAAGACGTacgtttttttattaaagaatgcaccgacaatgtggtgccaataaGTGGTTCATATTAATACTAGATAACATATCAATAGCAAAACTTATTAATGTAATATCGATACATTACTTGCATTACATATCTCTACGAAATTgttctttaacaaaaaaaaaacgtgtCGCGTAGAGAAAAATTATAATGCTTAGACAAACATAATTATTATGACACTCTAAAAAGGTCATCTTTCACTTTAAATTATATAAGAAATGAGTGAAGCCAAATTAATTACATTAACAAAGCAATCATGGAAGTGAAGCCTCAAAAGTGAGGCCGCAATTCTAGTATCATTTGCAATAGCTGACCAAACTCCAGACTGAACGATCTTGGTCAGGTTGGGACAAGTTGAATCATAGAATTTAAAATCAAGCTGACAGAACATAAGATTAGGGCTTAGGAACAAGAGGCAAAGCAAGGTATTAAGAAAGGAAAGTTTGTGATCCATTTTCTGGAATACGAATATATAAATTCTCTAATTAAGTTGTCAGTAATACTTTGTGACAGTTCAAATGGTACCGAGTAGTGAGTACTTGAGGTATATTTATATAGAGAGTGAGAGTGTCAAAGACAAAGGAAAAGTGCATGAAATTGTGCAGATGCAGTTGATTATGTTATCTGGGGAGAGTGGTAGAGGCACTAGATTGTCTTTTTATTCAGTTGAGTTTGGTAGAACTGCATTTGTGTAATTAATGGGATCAAGAAGGCGGCTAGGTTAGGACTATTTATATTGCTCTAAGTGGTAGGATACTAGGATGATGTATTCTGGTCCTAGAAAAAGAGCATTAGTTCATACTCAAGTTGACTTAAATTTCTTAATATCTTTTTTCTCAATAAATAATCGGATATTTAGAAAGATATTTTTATAGCTGAATAAATATACACTCAACAAAATTTGTCATTGCAAAGAGGCATTGAATTCATGATATAACATATATTGTAGTTAATGTATGTGAGTTAAGCCTGAAATGTCCTCCAAAGGCTAATtagtaataaaaattaaaactggGGCTTCATGAAAGTCCAAAGGCATGTTGTGACTCTCTGTTTGGCCTAGATAATCTTTGGTCTAATTGTTGGCTATATGTACTTGAAGGGTTGGAGACATTGTTTCAAAAATCTCCACCCAAAGCCGCCTACTATATGTACTTGAAAGGTTGGAGACACTATTTTAAAGGCGTTAGACGGTTGACCACTATTTTGATTAGTCTCAAGCGTTTGAAAATCAAGAAAGTGCGCCTAGACCCGCCTAGGCATCCGTCTAGGCACGTAAACAGAAAatcgataactttcatttttcattttatttttataaaaaatgtaaGAGACgtgttgaatacttggatgaacactcattcTATGTTTGTTcaccatgttttcaatatgttttaatattttataatctacatgtcattttattttgtaatttgtgTATTCCAATACAACTGTgtgttttttaagtataaatagacggttatttatacaatatataataaatttacttaaatctgctAAGTCTGCCTAGACTCCCGTCAATACCCCGCTTagccgcctaggcactaggccccAATCCACCGCTCGACCAGTGCTTAATGTCTTTTAGATCCTTGCTATCAACTAGTGAAAATAAGCATAAGCGTAGAGAGTGATGGGGGCTATAGTGAAATGGATCTATGGAAGCAGCCAGAAGGAAGAAAAGGGGATTGAACTTTGAAGAGCAAGTATCACCACCCATAATGCTAAGTGGAAATTTGGATTATTACtcaagtattgattaacgtgcttattacTTATTGTGACACAATatttggtttagaaatttgATCTCCTTAACATTATCTTTATAAATAACCAGAAACTTTTGTCAACATAAATTTAGATTACAATATTAATTCTCTGCAAATAGTGCAACATCTAGATGTTGACAAAAGTGCTGAGAATTATTCGAATTCACAAACACAGACCAAGAACACCAACTACTGTAGATTCCCAATATAGGATAATGTAATAGTACTAAATTACTAATACAACATAATTAAGTTAAGGTCTTAATCTAAATCT
Above is a window of Malus sylvestris chromosome 15, drMalSylv7.2, whole genome shotgun sequence DNA encoding:
- the LOC126604863 gene encoding peroxidase 10-like gives rise to the protein MDHKLSFLNTLLCLLFLSPNLMFCQLDFKFYDSTCPNLTKIVQSGVWSAIANDTRIAASLLRLHFHDCFVNGCDASLLLDDTSGFKGEKNAAPNKNSARGFEVIDTIKSKVEEACPSTVSCTDIITLVSRAAVYFSGGPYWPVPLGRRDGTTASEDAANKQLPSPFEPLENITAKFTAKGLDLKDVVVLSGAHTIGFAQCFTFKTRLFNFDDSGKPDPTLDTSRLQNLQSVCPNQADSDTNLVPFDPVTSAKFDNIYYKTLVNNSGLLQSDQVLMGDNRTASMVLSYSKFPFLFNNDFGASMVKMANLGVLTGSNGEIRKNCRVVNKK